From the Oncorhynchus nerka isolate Pitt River linkage group LG20, Oner_Uvic_2.0, whole genome shotgun sequence genome, one window contains:
- the LOC115102950 gene encoding ADP-ribosylation factor 1, whose protein sequence is MGNLFASLFKAFGKKEMRILMVGLDAAGKTTILYKLKLGEIVTTIPTIGFNVETVEYKNISFTVWDVGGQDKIRPLWRHYFQNTQGLIFVVDSNDRERVNEAREELMRMLAEDELREAVLLVFANKQDLPNAMNAAEITDKLGLHSLRHRNWYIQATCATSGDGLYEGLDWLSNQLKNQK, encoded by the exons ATGGGGAATTTATTTGCAAGTCTCTTTAAAGCATTTGGCAAGAAAGAGATGAGGATCCTCATGGTGGGTCTCGATGCTGCTGGTAAAACAACTATCCTGTACAAGTTAAAACTTGGAGAAATTGTAACTACCATTCCAACTATAG gTTTTAACGTTGAGACAGTTGAGTACAAGAACATAAGTTTTACAGTGTGGGATGTAGGCGGTCAAGACAAAATTAGACCGTTGTGGCGTCATTACTTCCAGAACACACAGG GTCTTATCTTTGTTGTGGACAGCAATGACCGAGAGCGCGTGAACGAAGCCCGTGAAGAACTGATGAGAATGTTGGCAGAGGATGAACTACGAGAGGCAGTCTTATTAGTATTCGCTAACAAACAG GACCTCCCAAATGCTATGAATGCGGCCGAAATCACAGACAAGCTGGGACTGCACTCCCTCCGCCATAGAAACTGGTACATCCAGGCCACCTGTGCCACCAGCGGAGACGGTCTCTATGAAGGACTGGATTGGTTGTCTAATCAGTTAAAAAACCAGAAATAG
- the LOC115102949 gene encoding multiple myeloma tumor-associated protein 2 homolog isoform X2, whose amino-acid sequence MPDLNEICHKGPTHHLPVQVSTAQQRNSLMAPVGRWQKGKDLTWYAKDKKGVVKPMSREEELATVKAAEQEALMAALGHKNIKRQPTGLTKEDLADVCRREDVEAEDRDVDRVSGLGSSGATSRKMVFSQKEKEAAKIGLSVFTHHKTEGKSGSQEAFARKMSENTEKQDMDQRHESSKKKKKEKRKKKEKKKKKRQRRDSSSSSGSDNDSKRHRKDHHHHNPSCLSQTGARPHDSHSRGPKGERHPSSSQRRQQRHDTDSSDRGSPVPRHRASHKAAPAAPTQSHRRRHDTDSDD is encoded by the exons GGAACTCTCTTATGGCACCGGTGGGGCGATGGCAGAAAGGCAAAGATCTGACGTGGTATGCCAAAGACAAAAAAGGCGTTGTCAAGCCTATGTCAAGAGAAGAGGAGCTTGCCACTGTGAAAGCAGCAGAGCAAGAGGCACTGATGGCTGCCCT AGGCCACAAGAATATAAAGAGACAACCAACTGGCCTGACCAAAGAG GACCTTGCAGATGTGTGCAGGAGGGAGGATGTGGAAGCTGAGGACAGAGATGTGGATAGAGTCTCAGGCCTTGGAAGCTCTGG TGCAACGTCACGGAAAATGGTGTTCTCCCAAAAGGAGAAGGAAGCTGCCAAAATTGGCTTGTCAGTCTTCACA CACCATAAAACAGAAGGGAAGTCTGGAAGCCAGGAAGCCTTCGCCAGAAAGATGTCTGAGAACACAGAGAAACAGGACATGGATCAAAG ACATGAGAGCAGCaaaaagaagaaaaaggaaaagagaaaaaaaaaggaaaagaagaagaagaaaaggcAGAGAAGAGACTCTTCCTCTTCTTCAGGTTCAGACAATGACAGTAAAAG GCACAGAAAGGACCACCATCATCATAATCCATCATGCCTCAGTCAGACTGGAGCCAGACCCCATGACAGCCATTCAAGGGGGCCAAAGGGCGAgcgccacccctcctcctcccaacgACGCCAGCAGAGGCATGACACAGACTCCTCCGACAGGGGGTCCCCTGTCCCTCGTCACCGTGCTAGCCACAAGGCAGCCCCTGCTGCTCCTACACAAAGCCACAGGCGGCGCCATGACACAGACTCGGACGATTAA
- the LOC115102949 gene encoding multiple myeloma tumor-associated protein 2 homolog isoform X1, which translates to MFGASRSGGVRGGQDQFNWDDVKGDKHRENYLGNSLMAPVGRWQKGKDLTWYAKDKKGVVKPMSREEELATVKAAEQEALMAALGHKNIKRQPTGLTKEDLADVCRREDVEAEDRDVDRVSGLGSSGATSRKMVFSQKEKEAAKIGLSVFTHHKTEGKSGSQEAFARKMSENTEKQDMDQRHESSKKKKKEKRKKKEKKKKKRQRRDSSSSSGSDNDSKRHRKDHHHHNPSCLSQTGARPHDSHSRGPKGERHPSSSQRRQQRHDTDSSDRGSPVPRHRASHKAAPAAPTQSHRRRHDTDSDD; encoded by the exons ATGTTTGGTGCCTCGAGATCTGGGGGTGTAAGGGGAGGGCAAGACCAGTTCAACTGGGACGATGTGAAAGGCGACAAACACAGGGAAAACTACCTCG GGAACTCTCTTATGGCACCGGTGGGGCGATGGCAGAAAGGCAAAGATCTGACGTGGTATGCCAAAGACAAAAAAGGCGTTGTCAAGCCTATGTCAAGAGAAGAGGAGCTTGCCACTGTGAAAGCAGCAGAGCAAGAGGCACTGATGGCTGCCCT AGGCCACAAGAATATAAAGAGACAACCAACTGGCCTGACCAAAGAG GACCTTGCAGATGTGTGCAGGAGGGAGGATGTGGAAGCTGAGGACAGAGATGTGGATAGAGTCTCAGGCCTTGGAAGCTCTGG TGCAACGTCACGGAAAATGGTGTTCTCCCAAAAGGAGAAGGAAGCTGCCAAAATTGGCTTGTCAGTCTTCACA CACCATAAAACAGAAGGGAAGTCTGGAAGCCAGGAAGCCTTCGCCAGAAAGATGTCTGAGAACACAGAGAAACAGGACATGGATCAAAG ACATGAGAGCAGCaaaaagaagaaaaaggaaaagagaaaaaaaaaggaaaagaagaagaagaaaaggcAGAGAAGAGACTCTTCCTCTTCTTCAGGTTCAGACAATGACAGTAAAAG GCACAGAAAGGACCACCATCATCATAATCCATCATGCCTCAGTCAGACTGGAGCCAGACCCCATGACAGCCATTCAAGGGGGCCAAAGGGCGAgcgccacccctcctcctcccaacgACGCCAGCAGAGGCATGACACAGACTCCTCCGACAGGGGGTCCCCTGTCCCTCGTCACCGTGCTAGCCACAAGGCAGCCCCTGCTGCTCCTACACAAAGCCACAGGCGGCGCCATGACACAGACTCGGACGATTAA